The following coding sequences are from one Granulicella arctica window:
- a CDS encoding carboxypeptidase regulatory-like domain-containing protein — translation MKKIPIAQHRIVFRQIMGYSRLGCLLLFLLATLGKSYGQGGADGTILGTVTDNSGAVVPKASVEVTNVGTGVTQFTITNDSGEYSVPSLHPDQYRVSLKMSGFQASVATITLLVGQHARVDMALKPGQVADVVNVATSNTSLDTDTAEISQTISSHQVVDLPLNSRNFVSLLFLNSAAVMTGGESGGNSISAAKGSGAISIGGGRSSSNQYLIDGMYNNDSVYQTPAISPSIDAIQEFKTQSGAYSAEYGASVNQVNISFRSGTNQFHGTAFEFLRNDDLDARTFNAVNPSLKQNQFGYTLGGPIWIPKLYNGRNKSFFFANYEGLRIRQAATIQANVPTQAELGIGTPNGEALIPATDSFAFGGVGCAAPSASCTLSNPNNGYAPFAQDGNGNFVIPASDFSNFAVQVRGHLPAPNATRTAQQPHNYLSSLATPTVGDQQNYRFDQNIGTKNALFFRYSVANFAVTSAGIGLLLEGEDNSVSQQTSYVGGYTRTFTPNLINQFRFGYLNSINNLNGVPASPASLTALGIKGLYTLTSTPYAQVQFSSGLSNFGGAANNDPQISGQRTYDLADSVIISRGRHTLSAGIDLRWATLSGGGDANEGTFTFNGLFAGSQVADLMLGDLYTAGGAIPTPYSSQNPPGDYVNIHHWFLAPYVQDDWKVNSRLTINAGLRYDFNSVPYNQNNHYGWFQQEGPGYLVIADQTVASQLGAGIYKYAGGRTPFGAQKLVFAPRFGFAYRPTGNTVIRGGYGVFFDSSEDSETHQFGEFYPYSVRQNLTAAKGSALPLLSADQVFPAITTIGPVTASSLGFLLTQSNYKKDPYVQEWDLSIERQFGTAAQAEVSYVGNKGTHLLGRANVNQAFPYDPAAPTSYASRVPFANFGKDILVDAWNIPSNYNALNAKVQTNNTKGLTLIAAYTWSKSMDEKSAAAAVDGDAAGWAGPQNPHDFRADYSRSGYDVGQKFVAGFIYNLPIGKGMAVNLHGPVNTLLGGWQVNGILTFQGGFPFSVAATDSSGLNGDVFGERASLVGEINPAHFKKNAQHWFNNVTGATNGGNTNCLGNNLSGAAFCNPSVPNLNYTPNNSANGAQYLQGGQFGNTGRNIIRAPGIENLDSSLFKNFNFTERLNFQFRLESFNTLNKTQLGQPDPGINDGTFGVISTARIPGRIVQIGGKVIF, via the coding sequence ATGAAAAAAATCCCCATAGCACAGCACCGCATTGTGTTCCGGCAGATCATGGGGTATTCGCGATTAGGATGCTTACTTCTGTTTCTACTGGCAACGCTGGGCAAGAGCTACGGCCAGGGAGGCGCAGACGGCACGATTCTAGGCACCGTCACTGATAACTCAGGCGCAGTTGTCCCTAAGGCAAGCGTCGAGGTGACGAACGTTGGAACAGGCGTTACCCAGTTTACAATCACCAACGATTCCGGCGAATATAGTGTTCCATCCTTACATCCAGACCAGTACCGCGTTAGCCTTAAGATGAGTGGTTTTCAGGCCTCCGTGGCCACAATTACTCTACTCGTCGGCCAACATGCGCGTGTGGACATGGCGCTGAAACCTGGCCAGGTAGCCGATGTAGTCAATGTAGCGACCTCTAATACGTCGCTCGATACCGATACAGCCGAAATTTCTCAGACAATCAGCTCTCACCAGGTGGTCGATCTTCCGTTGAACAGCCGGAATTTCGTCAGCCTGCTGTTTCTCAATTCGGCTGCCGTAATGACGGGCGGAGAATCCGGGGGGAACAGCATTAGTGCAGCGAAAGGCAGCGGCGCGATCAGTATCGGTGGCGGACGCTCCTCCTCGAATCAATATTTGATCGACGGAATGTACAACAACGACTCCGTTTACCAGACGCCCGCAATCAGCCCATCGATTGACGCGATCCAGGAGTTCAAGACCCAAAGTGGTGCATATTCGGCGGAATACGGCGCAAGCGTGAATCAGGTCAATATCAGTTTCAGATCGGGTACAAACCAGTTCCACGGAACGGCTTTTGAGTTTCTTCGCAACGATGATCTCGATGCCCGAACCTTCAATGCCGTGAATCCCTCGCTAAAGCAGAACCAATTCGGTTACACTCTCGGCGGACCGATCTGGATTCCCAAGTTGTACAACGGCCGGAACAAATCCTTCTTTTTTGCGAATTACGAGGGCCTTCGTATCCGCCAGGCTGCTACGATCCAGGCAAACGTGCCGACACAAGCCGAACTTGGCATCGGGACTCCAAATGGGGAGGCCCTCATTCCAGCCACCGACTCCTTTGCATTTGGGGGCGTGGGCTGTGCGGCCCCGAGCGCATCCTGCACTCTCTCCAACCCCAATAATGGCTATGCGCCCTTTGCGCAGGACGGGAACGGGAACTTCGTAATTCCAGCTTCGGATTTTTCCAATTTCGCCGTCCAGGTCAGGGGACATCTGCCCGCGCCTAATGCGACCCGAACAGCCCAACAGCCCCACAACTATCTCAGCTCGCTGGCGACACCGACCGTCGGCGACCAGCAAAATTACCGTTTCGACCAAAACATAGGAACCAAGAATGCATTGTTTTTTCGGTATAGCGTAGCGAACTTCGCCGTCACTTCGGCTGGGATTGGCCTCTTACTGGAGGGGGAAGACAATTCGGTCTCCCAACAAACGAGTTATGTCGGGGGCTATACGCGAACCTTCACTCCCAACTTGATAAATCAGTTCCGTTTCGGTTACCTGAACTCGATCAATAACCTGAATGGTGTTCCGGCATCGCCCGCGTCACTGACGGCGTTGGGTATCAAGGGCTTATACACTTTAACGTCAACACCTTACGCCCAAGTCCAGTTTTCCAGCGGCTTGAGTAACTTTGGCGGCGCAGCGAACAACGATCCGCAGATTAGCGGTCAACGGACATATGATCTCGCGGATTCCGTCATTATCTCTCGCGGCAGGCATACCTTATCTGCCGGCATCGATCTCCGCTGGGCAACACTGAGCGGTGGTGGCGATGCCAATGAAGGCACCTTCACATTCAACGGACTGTTCGCAGGGAGCCAGGTCGCCGACCTGATGCTGGGAGACCTTTATACCGCTGGAGGCGCTATCCCGACTCCCTATAGCAGCCAGAATCCTCCCGGAGACTATGTCAATATCCACCACTGGTTCCTCGCTCCCTACGTTCAGGATGATTGGAAGGTAAACAGCCGTTTGACCATCAACGCCGGCCTCCGCTATGACTTCAATTCCGTGCCCTACAACCAAAATAATCACTATGGCTGGTTCCAACAGGAGGGACCGGGGTATCTGGTGATAGCCGACCAAACAGTTGCCAGCCAGTTAGGTGCCGGCATCTATAAATATGCGGGAGGCAGAACACCCTTCGGTGCGCAGAAGCTGGTTTTCGCCCCACGTTTCGGCTTTGCCTATCGTCCGACCGGCAACACCGTCATCCGCGGAGGGTATGGGGTCTTCTTCGATTCCTCGGAAGACTCGGAGACACATCAATTCGGCGAGTTTTATCCGTATTCTGTCCGACAAAATTTGACGGCGGCAAAGGGTTCCGCACTTCCCTTGCTTTCGGCGGACCAGGTGTTTCCGGCCATCACAACGATCGGCCCGGTTACCGCGAGCAGTCTCGGATTTCTGCTCACCCAGTCAAACTACAAGAAAGACCCCTACGTCCAGGAGTGGGACCTCTCCATCGAGCGCCAGTTTGGAACAGCGGCCCAGGCGGAGGTCAGCTATGTCGGCAACAAGGGCACCCACCTGCTAGGCCGGGCAAACGTCAATCAGGCATTCCCGTACGATCCGGCTGCTCCTACTTCTTACGCCTCCCGGGTGCCTTTTGCCAACTTCGGCAAGGACATTCTCGTGGACGCCTGGAATATTCCTTCTAACTACAACGCTCTGAATGCCAAGGTGCAAACCAACAACACGAAGGGTTTGACCCTCATTGCAGCTTATACGTGGAGCAAGTCGATGGACGAGAAGTCCGCCGCTGCCGCGGTGGACGGTGACGCCGCAGGGTGGGCCGGTCCGCAGAACCCTCACGATTTCAGGGCTGATTACTCCCGATCCGGCTATGATGTGGGTCAGAAATTTGTAGCCGGGTTTATTTATAACTTGCCTATCGGCAAAGGTATGGCGGTCAATCTTCACGGTCCGGTCAATACCCTCCTGGGCGGTTGGCAGGTCAATGGGATCCTCACCTTTCAAGGCGGCTTTCCATTCTCGGTGGCTGCTACGGACAGCAGCGGCCTGAACGGGGACGTTTTCGGGGAGCGGGCGAGCCTTGTCGGGGAGATCAACCCTGCCCATTTCAAGAAAAATGCCCAGCACTGGTTTAACAACGTGACCGGGGCCACCAATGGAGGCAACACCAACTGCCTGGGCAACAACCTGTCGGGCGCCGCGTTCTGCAACCCATCCGTGCCGAACCTGAACTACACCCCAAACAATTCGGCAAACGGAGCTCAGTACTTACAGGGAGGTCAATTTGGCAATACCGGACGGAACATCATTCGAGCGCCCGGTATCGAAAATTTGGACTCGTCGCTTTTCAAGAACTTTAATTTTACGGAAAGGCTCAATTTCCAGTTTCGTTTGGAGAGCTTCAATACGTTGAACAAAACTCAACTTGGCCAGCCGGACCCCGGCATCAATGACGGTACCTTCGGTGTCATCAGCACGGCCAGGATTCCCGGTCGTATTGTCCAGATCGGTGGCAAGGTCATCTTTTAG
- a CDS encoding GAF domain-containing protein, with product MTTQTSKDMDFLHAIGSRLATVDELHDVLRQIVDFVSSVLRCDSCFVYILQGKRLVLCASKNPHADIVDELGIELGEGLTGWVAEHLEPVAIPSKALHDPRFKLFQSLPEDRFEAFLSVPILCRGKLVGVINVQHKQPYNYSTEEVRLISTIGFLVGAEIERARLDTENTKLAAQLQLNNILDRATKILQKDLNVNEQYAYRMIQQESRDRRTPMKEIAAAVVLSDDLRRKRA from the coding sequence GTGACGACGCAAACCAGTAAGGATATGGATTTTCTTCATGCCATCGGAAGCCGTCTAGCGACGGTAGACGAGTTGCATGATGTGTTGAGGCAGATCGTCGATTTTGTCTCATCCGTCCTGCGGTGCGACTCCTGTTTTGTCTATATTCTTCAGGGAAAGCGTTTAGTCTTATGTGCCTCAAAAAACCCGCACGCTGACATTGTCGATGAACTTGGTATTGAGTTGGGAGAAGGTCTTACCGGATGGGTCGCAGAGCATCTTGAGCCGGTCGCCATTCCATCGAAGGCACTTCACGATCCTCGCTTTAAGCTGTTCCAATCTCTTCCTGAAGATCGCTTCGAAGCGTTTCTCTCGGTTCCAATATTGTGTCGTGGCAAGCTTGTTGGAGTGATCAATGTTCAACATAAGCAGCCGTACAATTATTCGACCGAAGAAGTTCGGCTTATCTCCACCATTGGGTTTCTTGTAGGAGCGGAGATCGAACGTGCACGACTGGACACGGAAAACACAAAACTGGCGGCCCAGCTTCAACTGAACAATATCCTGGACCGCGCAACGAAGATCCTTCAAAAGGACCTCAATGTCAATGAACAGTATGCCTATCGCATGATCCAACAGGAGAGCCGTGATAGACGCACACCTATGAAAGAAATTGCCGCGGCAGTAGTCTTGAGCGATGACCTGCGCCGCAAACGCGCATAG
- the urtD gene encoding urea ABC transporter ATP-binding protein UrtD has product MATPLLSVENVTVSFEGFNALDGISLQLMPTSVRVLIGPNGAGKSTLLDAIIGHVSPAKGRVIFKGEDITRVDEYKIVRKGICRKFQAPGILESLTVADNLGLAARRHRECWRSFGTRVSPEVRSQVERVLGLIGLEEKRHSLAAHLSHGQKQWLEIGMVVASDAELLLLDEPAAGMSHDESSQTAELIRSLSNQHSILVIDHDMTFVAQLEAPVSVMHMGRMLKEGTLEEIRNDPQIAAVYLGRAKEIPHA; this is encoded by the coding sequence ATGGCAACTCCTCTTCTATCTGTCGAGAACGTGACCGTCAGCTTCGAGGGCTTCAATGCACTCGACGGTATCAGTCTCCAGCTAATGCCGACATCGGTCCGTGTCCTGATCGGGCCCAACGGCGCGGGAAAGTCGACGCTGCTTGACGCCATCATCGGGCACGTATCGCCTGCAAAAGGCCGCGTGATCTTCAAAGGCGAAGACATCACACGTGTCGATGAGTACAAGATTGTACGAAAAGGCATCTGTAGAAAGTTCCAGGCCCCTGGCATTTTGGAGAGCCTCACGGTCGCAGATAACCTGGGACTAGCCGCACGCCGCCATCGCGAGTGTTGGAGATCCTTTGGAACACGTGTCAGCCCAGAGGTCCGTTCGCAGGTGGAACGTGTTCTTGGGCTAATCGGCCTGGAAGAGAAGAGGCATTCGCTCGCTGCTCACTTATCGCATGGCCAAAAACAATGGCTGGAGATTGGTATGGTCGTAGCCTCTGATGCGGAACTCCTACTGCTGGATGAACCAGCGGCCGGAATGTCCCATGATGAGTCCTCTCAAACAGCCGAGTTGATTCGCAGCCTCTCGAACCAACACAGCATTCTCGTGATCGATCACGATATGACATTTGTCGCTCAGCTAGAGGCGCCGGTCAGCGTGATGCACATGGGACGGATGCTCAAGGAGGGTACGTTGGAAGAGATCAGGAACGATCCACAGATCGCTGCCGTCTATCTTGGGCGCGCCAAGGAGATCCCCCATGCTTAA
- the urtE gene encoding urea ABC transporter ATP-binding subunit UrtE yields MLKIEGVSASYGKSPVLDSINMSIGPGESVTLLGRNGVGKSTLLRTIVGLHPVSQGSITFLGKDVTQSPSYLRARKGIGYVPQGRGIFPHLTVEENLRLGTAASEKKGGSGKEDIPNHIFELFPVLRRVSQRKGGVLSGGEQQQLAIARAMVSKPKLLILDEPTEGIQPSIVQQIEETLIEVRTQLKIGILLVEQYLDFAWSIGDKFYVMRRGQIVATGNPREADPSSVHHLLSV; encoded by the coding sequence ATGCTTAAGATTGAGGGCGTCTCTGCCTCTTACGGAAAGAGTCCGGTTCTCGATTCCATCAACATGTCAATTGGTCCCGGGGAGTCGGTGACGCTGCTCGGCCGCAATGGTGTGGGCAAGAGCACTCTACTTAGAACGATCGTTGGACTGCATCCGGTCTCTCAGGGCTCAATCACATTTCTTGGCAAAGACGTTACACAGAGCCCCTCTTACCTACGCGCCCGCAAGGGTATTGGCTATGTACCCCAGGGGCGCGGCATCTTTCCGCATCTGACGGTCGAGGAGAATCTTCGCCTTGGCACCGCTGCCTCCGAAAAGAAAGGCGGGAGCGGCAAAGAAGATATACCGAATCACATCTTTGAGTTATTTCCTGTCTTGCGCCGCGTCTCCCAGCGTAAAGGTGGTGTACTGAGCGGAGGCGAGCAGCAGCAGCTTGCGATCGCCCGTGCGATGGTCTCCAAACCGAAGCTTCTTATCCTCGACGAACCCACCGAAGGAATTCAGCCATCGATTGTTCAGCAAATCGAAGAGACACTGATCGAGGTCCGCACTCAATTGAAGATCGGCATCCTGCTGGTAGAGCAGTATCTAGATTTTGCCTGGTCTATTGGGGATAAATTTTATGTGATGAGGCGAGGGCAGATCGTGGCTACAGGGAATCCTCGCGAGGCCGACCCCAGTAGCGTACATCATCTTCTGAGTGTGTAG
- a CDS encoding tetratricopeptide repeat protein, with protein sequence MFVSLTSFAAGQSVTAGHAASNGRAAELASRAQQSMAVGRFDAAEAAYLELTKLEPGLAEVYANLGAVYFQEGKFEDAIDALRHALRLKQSLGKVKTLLAICLAESGHSVEAIPGLEAGFRSSAEPQGNQIRRQCGLELLRTYTALHRDADAVETSLALNNAYPDDPEILYQTGRVYGNFTYLTMAKLRDKAPNSVWMLQAKAEARESEKKYDSALTSFENVLRLEPQRPGVHYRMGRVYLARFEQLHESKDRDQAADQFRAELAIDPGNGNAAYELAQIDYDLGNIDQARQQFESLIERRPEFEQARVGLAGILIQTQKPGEAALQLKRAIELEPNDEVAWYRLARALRQTGDQQGQKKALAEFQRLHALESSHLARAGILLEAGEVTPQQLGESTQP encoded by the coding sequence ATGTTTGTCTCGCTTACAAGTTTTGCCGCGGGCCAATCTGTCACAGCGGGCCACGCCGCTTCGAATGGCCGCGCAGCGGAACTCGCCAGCCGGGCTCAACAGTCGATGGCTGTAGGCCGGTTCGACGCGGCGGAAGCAGCGTATCTTGAGCTCACCAAACTCGAACCCGGCCTCGCTGAAGTCTACGCCAACCTCGGTGCAGTCTACTTCCAGGAAGGCAAATTCGAAGACGCCATCGACGCCCTCCGCCACGCCTTGCGTCTCAAACAGTCGCTCGGCAAGGTAAAGACACTGCTGGCCATTTGCCTCGCCGAGTCCGGTCATTCCGTTGAAGCCATCCCCGGCCTTGAAGCAGGATTTCGCTCTTCAGCCGAGCCCCAAGGCAATCAGATAAGGCGCCAATGCGGCCTCGAACTCCTTCGCACCTACACCGCCCTCCACCGCGACGCAGACGCCGTCGAAACCTCGCTCGCCCTGAACAATGCCTATCCCGATGACCCTGAGATTCTCTACCAAACCGGACGCGTCTATGGAAACTTCACCTACCTCACGATGGCAAAGCTCCGTGACAAAGCTCCCAACTCCGTTTGGATGCTTCAAGCCAAAGCGGAGGCCCGGGAGAGCGAAAAGAAATACGATTCCGCCTTGACCAGCTTCGAAAACGTGCTCCGTCTCGAACCGCAGCGTCCCGGCGTCCACTATCGCATGGGCCGCGTCTACCTCGCCCGCTTCGAGCAGTTGCACGAATCCAAAGACCGCGATCAGGCAGCGGATCAGTTTCGTGCCGAGCTCGCCATCGATCCAGGAAACGGCAACGCTGCCTATGAGCTGGCGCAGATTGACTACGATTTGGGCAACATCGATCAAGCCCGCCAGCAATTCGAGTCGCTGATCGAACGCCGCCCCGAATTCGAGCAGGCGCGTGTAGGACTGGCAGGCATCCTCATCCAGACCCAGAAGCCAGGCGAAGCCGCCCTCCAACTCAAACGCGCCATCGAGCTCGAACCCAATGACGAAGTTGCTTGGTATCGCCTGGCCCGCGCCTTGCGCCAGACCGGAGACCAGCAAGGCCAGAAAAAGGCGCTCGCCGAGTTTCAACGACTCCACGCCCTCGAAAGCAGCCACTTGGCCCGCGCCGGGATACTCTTAGAAGCTGGCGAAGTCACCCCCCAGCAACTGGGAGAATCCACTCAGCCATAG
- the urtB gene encoding urea ABC transporter permease subunit UrtB — MGHFAIVAGQIFNGFSVGSILLLIALGLALSFGLMNVINMAHGEMLMVGGYLSYLACKIVHGPMSLLFAFLFAFVGSALLGALLEVTIIRWLYGRPLDTLLATWGVSLILQQGARSLFGPIGVEVVAPAWLDGAVSFNHGFLAGLSMPYVRIFIIVVTVVVLGLLTLFIARTRWGLYLRAVHQDREMAQALGVNTKLVDLLVFSVGTGVAGLAGAALALIAPVTPTVGQNYIVYAFLVVIVGGLGSLFGTTLAALFVGLISSAVQMFTSVSLADVFLLVLVIVFIQFRPRGIIFARSRNMKEA; from the coding sequence ATGGGGCACTTCGCAATCGTTGCAGGTCAGATATTCAATGGGTTTAGCGTAGGTTCGATCTTGCTGCTCATCGCACTTGGTCTCGCCCTCAGCTTTGGCCTGATGAACGTCATCAATATGGCGCATGGCGAAATGCTGATGGTAGGTGGCTATCTGTCGTATCTGGCCTGCAAGATTGTGCATGGCCCCATGTCTCTGCTCTTCGCATTCCTTTTTGCCTTCGTTGGTTCTGCCCTACTAGGGGCATTGCTGGAGGTCACGATTATCCGGTGGCTCTATGGCAGGCCGCTCGACACACTCCTCGCTACATGGGGCGTCAGTCTGATATTGCAGCAGGGCGCTCGCAGCTTGTTCGGGCCCATCGGCGTTGAGGTGGTTGCACCGGCATGGCTTGATGGAGCGGTCTCCTTCAATCATGGCTTTCTTGCGGGCTTGTCGATGCCGTATGTTCGCATCTTTATCATTGTCGTGACGGTCGTTGTTCTCGGATTGCTTACTCTATTTATTGCCCGAACACGCTGGGGTTTATACCTCCGGGCCGTTCACCAGGATAGAGAGATGGCTCAGGCGTTGGGTGTGAACACCAAGTTAGTCGATCTCTTGGTCTTTTCCGTTGGAACAGGCGTTGCCGGGCTCGCAGGCGCGGCCTTGGCTCTGATTGCACCCGTAACGCCCACGGTTGGCCAGAACTATATCGTGTATGCGTTTCTTGTCGTTATTGTCGGCGGGCTTGGAAGTCTATTTGGCACGACCCTCGCGGCTTTGTTTGTCGGGCTCATCTCGTCCGCTGTCCAGATGTTTACAAGCGTGAGTCTGGCGGATGTCTTCCTGCTTGTGCTGGTGATCGTGTTCATACAGTTCAGGCCTCGCGGAATTATCTTCGCGCGTAGCAGAAACATGAAGGAGGCTTAG
- the urtC gene encoding urea ABC transporter permease subunit UrtC, with translation MNKWIKVACDAALLLALALAPYYLSSYHLSLLGRFLALAILSLGISITWGRAGILSLGQGVFWGLGAYVLAMHLKLAALAPGDMPDFMMWSGLDHLPAWWNIFRNPFVALAGVILVPTITAGAMAWLVFNRRVSGVYFALLTQALALVFSTLLISEQAYTGGFNGLTDFNTILGHEIIDPGFQRAIYWITLVALAVAFVFCRWVLNTGFGKVLIAIRDGESRVRFLGYSPAAYKTLAFALAGALAGVSGSLYILHAGVISPAMVGVVPSIEMVIAVAVGGRSSLTGVVLGTLLVNFGKDAISSAIPELWQFVMGALFILIVTALPKGLVSLPNLVLRFKALVFKPSAPHALEGPNV, from the coding sequence TTGAATAAGTGGATTAAGGTAGCGTGCGACGCGGCTTTGCTCTTGGCGTTAGCGTTGGCACCCTATTATCTTTCCTCCTATCATCTCTCTCTGCTCGGCCGCTTTTTGGCCTTGGCGATTCTCTCGCTGGGAATCTCGATCACCTGGGGGAGGGCCGGAATACTGAGCCTTGGCCAGGGGGTGTTTTGGGGTCTCGGGGCTTACGTGTTAGCGATGCATCTCAAACTAGCGGCTCTCGCTCCTGGAGACATGCCCGACTTCATGATGTGGAGCGGACTCGATCACCTGCCGGCATGGTGGAATATCTTTCGCAATCCCTTCGTGGCTCTGGCCGGTGTAATCCTCGTACCGACCATCACAGCGGGTGCTATGGCATGGCTCGTCTTTAATCGCAGAGTCAGCGGTGTTTACTTTGCCTTGCTCACGCAGGCCCTCGCCCTTGTTTTCTCTACCTTGCTGATCAGCGAGCAGGCTTATACAGGTGGATTCAATGGCCTAACCGACTTCAACACAATTCTGGGACACGAAATTATCGATCCAGGCTTTCAACGCGCAATCTACTGGATTACGTTGGTCGCTTTAGCCGTCGCTTTCGTGTTTTGCAGATGGGTCTTAAACACAGGATTTGGCAAAGTCTTGATCGCTATTCGAGATGGCGAGAGTCGAGTCAGGTTCCTGGGCTACAGCCCGGCAGCCTATAAGACGCTAGCCTTCGCTCTGGCAGGGGCGCTCGCTGGAGTCTCTGGCTCGCTCTATATCTTGCACGCTGGTGTCATCTCGCCCGCTATGGTCGGCGTCGTCCCTTCGATCGAGATGGTGATCGCGGTCGCAGTCGGTGGTCGTTCCAGTCTGACGGGAGTAGTTCTTGGCACCCTGCTGGTTAACTTTGGTAAGGACGCGATCAGCAGTGCCATTCCCGAGCTGTGGCAGTTTGTTATGGGCGCGCTTTTTATTCTGATAGTCACCGCCTTGCCTAAAGGTTTGGTCAGTCTTCCCAACCTCGTCCTACGCTTCAAGGCGCTGGTCTTCAAGCCCTCAGCGCCTCATGCGCTTGAAGGTCCGAACGTTTAG
- a CDS encoding MGH1-like glycoside hydrolase domain-containing protein encodes MTLISRRNVLAGLAASSVSSIATARHEQRHSSAASNVVPLSSDERRRHADALLRYFAANAPQMLRAPDGILKHPSIAQAVPGKTYSAQLWDWDTLWTSQGLFRLAALEHDESLKQKLCEHVSGSLLNFLDHASPTGQLPIMMTADNPDAFRIVAQNETSRNQAKPVFGQLGLLACDQRGDVKWLEPHFDSILRFYDSWVKRNSSTIGLLVWGDDVAIGDDNDPTTFGRPFFSSANLLLNCLFYQDLLASAELARRLGRSTDHDRLSRQAEELAQRIQMFCWDPRDSYYYTVDVQCVDRRAELIPTVPRGMDMSWRCLPIRIQMFTGFLPLWCGIASQENAQNLVRTNYLADDRLRAQSGVRSLSNRETMYSLDFSSNPSNWLGPVWIIANYFVWKALQRYGFKKEADELADKTIRLLSKDLETNGSLNEYYHPDTGAALSHKGYITWNLLVLEMI; translated from the coding sequence ATGACCCTTATCTCCAGACGTAATGTTTTAGCGGGATTGGCCGCTTCAAGTGTTTCTTCCATCGCGACAGCTCGCCACGAACAGCGCCATAGCTCCGCCGCGAGCAACGTGGTGCCCCTCTCCAGCGACGAGCGTCGTCGGCACGCAGATGCACTACTCCGCTATTTCGCAGCAAATGCGCCGCAGATGCTGCGGGCTCCCGACGGAATCCTCAAGCATCCCAGCATTGCGCAGGCTGTTCCCGGCAAAACCTATTCAGCTCAACTTTGGGATTGGGACACGCTTTGGACCAGCCAGGGACTGTTTCGCCTTGCCGCGCTCGAACACGATGAGTCACTCAAGCAAAAGCTGTGCGAGCACGTCTCCGGAAGTCTGTTGAACTTCCTTGACCATGCTTCGCCAACCGGACAATTACCAATCATGATGACCGCCGATAACCCGGACGCCTTCCGAATCGTAGCCCAGAACGAGACGTCGAGAAACCAGGCCAAACCGGTCTTCGGCCAGCTCGGGCTGCTCGCCTGCGATCAACGCGGAGATGTGAAGTGGCTGGAGCCGCACTTCGACTCCATTCTGCGCTTCTACGATTCCTGGGTGAAGCGCAACTCCTCCACGATTGGTCTGCTGGTGTGGGGAGACGATGTCGCGATCGGCGATGACAATGACCCAACCACATTCGGCCGACCTTTCTTTTCCTCCGCAAACCTGCTCCTCAATTGCCTGTTTTATCAGGATCTTTTAGCGTCGGCAGAACTCGCACGAAGGCTCGGACGCTCAACAGATCACGATCGGCTTTCAAGACAGGCAGAAGAGTTGGCGCAACGGATCCAGATGTTCTGCTGGGACCCCAGAGACAGCTATTACTACACCGTGGATGTTCAATGTGTCGATCGGCGAGCTGAGCTTATCCCAACAGTACCGCGAGGAATGGACATGTCGTGGAGGTGCCTACCGATAAGGATCCAGATGTTTACCGGCTTCCTGCCGCTGTGGTGCGGTATCGCGTCTCAAGAGAATGCCCAGAATCTGGTGCGCACAAACTATCTCGCGGATGACCGCCTGCGCGCGCAATCCGGTGTCAGGTCGCTCTCCAACCGCGAGACCATGTACTCACTGGACTTCAGTTCCAACCCGAGCAACTGGCTTGGGCCAGTCTGGATCATCGCGAACTACTTCGTATGGAAAGCCCTACAGCGATATGGGTTCAAGAAGGAAGCAGATGAGTTGGCTGACAAGACCATCCGTCTTCTGTCGAAGGACCTCGAGACCAACGGCTCACTAAACGAGTATTACCATCCCGATACCGGGGCAGCACTAAGTCACAAGGGCTACATAACCTGGAATCTCCTTGTCCTGGAAATGATTTGA